From a region of the Azospirillum formosense genome:
- a CDS encoding alpha/beta hydrolase: MTEPAAGPVPSPGGAHHSLKRGAATIAYRHTPGRDPEGLAPGVMFLGGFMSDMTGTKALALEAWAAGEGLSFTRFDYQGHGASSGRFDEGTIGLWADDALAVLDRVTVGPQILVGSSMGGWMMLLTALRRPERVAGLVGIAAAPDFTEDLMWDLFDESVRREILETGRWLRPSDYGPEPQPITRALIEDGRNHLLLRQPIAFDKPVRLLHGMADPDVPWQVSLTLADRLASADVRVTLVKDGDHRLSRDQDIDLLCRTVADLVHSLG; encoded by the coding sequence ATGACCGAACCCGCAGCCGGCCCCGTCCCGTCGCCGGGCGGCGCGCACCATAGCCTGAAGCGCGGCGCCGCGACCATAGCCTATCGTCACACCCCCGGGCGCGACCCGGAAGGGCTGGCCCCCGGCGTGATGTTCCTCGGCGGTTTCATGTCGGACATGACCGGCACCAAGGCGCTGGCCCTGGAGGCCTGGGCGGCGGGCGAGGGGCTGTCCTTCACCCGCTTCGACTACCAGGGGCACGGCGCCTCCAGCGGGCGGTTCGACGAGGGGACCATCGGGCTGTGGGCCGACGACGCGCTGGCCGTCCTGGACCGCGTCACGGTGGGGCCGCAGATCCTCGTCGGCTCCTCGATGGGCGGCTGGATGATGCTGCTGACCGCGCTGCGCCGTCCGGAGCGGGTGGCCGGTCTGGTCGGCATCGCCGCCGCCCCCGACTTTACCGAGGACCTGATGTGGGACCTCTTCGACGAGTCCGTCCGCCGCGAGATCCTGGAGACGGGCCGCTGGCTGCGCCCGTCCGACTATGGCCCGGAACCGCAGCCGATCACCCGCGCGCTGATCGAGGACGGGCGCAACCACCTGCTGCTGCGCCAGCCGATCGCCTTCGACAAGCCGGTGCGCCTGCTGCACGGCATGGCCGACCCGGATGTGCCCTGGCAGGTCAGCCTGACCCTGGCCGATCGCCTGGCCAGCGCGGACGTGCGGGTGACGCTTGTGAAGGACGGCGACCACCGGCTGTCGCGTGACCAGGACATCGACCTGCTGTGCCGCACGGTGGCCGATCTGGTTCACAGCCTGGGCTGA
- a CDS encoding BRO family protein, with the protein MEIDGAPWFVAADVCRVLGLQVANVSAHLKRLGDDEKRVIPNPELSLTGIKGQRAARLCAVSESGLYKLTMRSDKPEAKRFQDWVSRDVLPAIRKDGGYIAGQEMVEAPYCDA; encoded by the coding sequence GTGGAAATCGACGGTGCCCCGTGGTTCGTGGCCGCGGACGTGTGCCGCGTTCTGGGGCTTCAGGTTGCCAACGTCTCCGCTCATCTGAAGCGCCTTGGCGACGATGAAAAGCGCGTCATTCCCAACCCCGAACTGTCCCTTACCGGAATTAAGGGACAACGGGCCGCCCGGCTTTGTGCCGTCTCTGAGTCTGGCCTTTACAAGCTGACCATGCGTTCCGACAAGCCGGAAGCCAAGCGGTTCCAAGATTGGGTGTCGCGGGACGTGCTGCCCGCGATCCGAAAGGACGGTGGGTACATCGCGGGGCAGGAAATGGTTGAAGCCCCTTATTGCGATGCCTGA